The Neoarius graeffei isolate fNeoGra1 chromosome 7, fNeoGra1.pri, whole genome shotgun sequence genome includes a region encoding these proteins:
- the LOC132889680 gene encoding GTPase IMAP family member 8-like has translation MSTKAKKTFTDNSVQIILIGATGSGKSSSGNTILGKTLFKSAASAKSVTQQCEIATEIINNWKVTVVDTPGWDCTALTECEVVSQIKQALQCLDGPFSFLLVIRVGSMESEEEISKISGVQKVLGRTFLDHTTILFSRSDDLEGKDFKEFIKEGGKEFRDLLKQCGDRYHCWNNRDNRSDEAVEELLKDLKKTEMINPNSQSEKPSASSSSGDQQENAVTNRKRSGDTAGLETDMSENQIRVLFLGRNRMGKTSSINTLLEKCLQHEGGSIYTCPISGLSLKLIESPGFDDNLEQIQEAISKSVSDCSPGPHVIIIVLSVEHFTTAANTTMKHVQDCLGQNASKHSVILLTGVDNLEGKPIETYIQENQHLNELVKIHENRFHALNNRDTSNKTQVDELLKTINLMYEENNKEFYTDSDDQQSTYL, from the coding sequence ATGTCTACAAAGGCAAAGAAGACTTTTACTGATAATTCAGTACAGATCATTTTAATTGGTGCTACTGGCTCTGGTAAGAGCTCTTCTGGAAACACAATATTGGGCAAAACGCTGTTCAAATCAGCAGCATCTGCAAAGTCTGTGACACAGCAATGTGAAATTGCTACAGAGATAATCAATAACTGGAAGGTTACAGTAGTAGATACTCCAGGCTGGGACTGCACTGCACTCACTGAATGTGAGGTCGTGTCCCAAATAAAACAGGCTCTACAATGTCTTGATGGACCTTTCTCCTTTCTCCTGGTCATACGTGTTGGCTCAATGGAATCTGAAGAAGAAATAAGTAAAATCTCTGGAGTTCAAAAGGTGCTTGGCCGCACCTTTCTGGATCATACCACAATCCTGTTTTCACGCAGTGATGATCTTGAAGGGAAAGATTTTAAGGAGTTtattaaggaaggaggtaaagagTTTCGTGATCTGTTAAAGCAATGTGGTGACAGATACCACTGCTGGAACAATCGAGATAACCGATCTGATGAGGCAGTGGAAGAACTGCTAAAGGATTTAAAAAAGACAGAGATGATAAACCCAAATTCCCAATCAGAAAAACCTTCTGCTTCTTCCTCTTCTGGTGACCAGCAAGAAAATGCAGTGACTAATAGAAAGAGATCTGGAGATACAGCAGGCTTAGAAACGGATATGTCTGAAAATCAAATCAGAGTTTTATTCCTTGGAAGGAACAGAATGGGAAAGACTTCAAGCATCAATACCCTTCTTGAAAAATGTTTACAACATGAAGGAGGTTCAATTTATACATGCCCAATCTCTGGACTGAGTCTGAAGCTGATAGAATCTCCTGGCTTTGATGATAATCTGGAACAAATTCAGGAGGCCATCTCCAAATCTGTGTCCGATTGCTCTCCTGGACCTCATGTCATTATTATAGTGCTCAGCGTGGAGCATTTCACTACAGCAGCAAACACAACCATGAAACATGTACAAGATTGTCTTGGACAAAATGCCAGTAAACACTCAGTGATTCTGTTGACTGGAGTGGATAATTTGGAAGGAAAACCCATTGAAACCTACATTCAAGAGAATCAACATCTCaatgaattagtgaaaatacatgAGAACAGATTTCATGCACTCAATAACAGAGACACCAGCAATAAGACCCAAGTGGATGAACTGCTGAAGACGATTAATTTAATGTATGAAGAAAATAATAAAGAATTTTACACAGATTCTGATGACCAACAAAGTACTTATTTATAA